Below is a genomic region from Litorilinea aerophila.
TCCGCGTTGGTCTTGCCCGCCGCGATCAGGGCCAGCACCTCCCGTTCCCGTTCGGTCAGCTCGGCCAGGGCCGCGTCATCTACCGCTGTGACCGGGGCCGCAGCCGCCGGGCGACCGGTGGCGAAAAAGCCCATCATGCGCGCGGCGATGCCCGGGCTGAAGATGGCCTCGCCGTTGCCCACGGCGCGGATAGCCCGCAGCATCTCGTCGCGGCGGGCGCCCTTGAGCACATAGCCCCGCGCGCCGGCCCGCATGGCCGCAAAGACCGACTCGTCGTCCTCGAACATGGTCACCATCAGGACGTTGATCTGGGGATTGGCGGCCAGGATCTGGCGCGTGGCCTGGATGCCGTCCATGTCTGGCATCTGCAGGTCCATGAGGACGACCTGGGGCCGGAGCTGGGCGGCCAGGGCGATGGCCTCCCGGCCGCTGGCCGCTTCGCCCACCACCTGGGTGTCCGGTGCGGAGAGGAGCAGCGCCTTCAGGCCGTCGCGGAAGAGGGGATGGTCGTCGGCGATCAGAACGCGGAGGGTGGCTGCAGGTTGGTCCATCACCATGCTCCCTTGCCGGTGCGATCATAAGTGGGGCGGTAGCCCAGCAGCCGGCCCATGGGCGCCAGGATGGCGAAGAGGACGCGCTGGACCGGATAGGGCGGGCTGCAGGCGCGGAACTCGTCGGCGTACGCCCGCAGGATTACCGCCAACTGCAAGAGGTTGGGGACCCCGCCGGCGTTGGTCTTGCCGTCCGCCTGCAAGCCCCACATGGTTTCGAGAAAGGCCTGGGTGCGCATGGCCGGGCGCACCTGCCACAACAGGCGACCTTCCCCGTCGCCGATGTTGTGCATCCAGTGGGGCGTGTTGGCCGGCACGGTGAAGCTCTCGCCGCTTTCGTAAACCCGCTCCACGCCGTTGATGCTGGCCCGAAAACGGCCCTGCAACACCT
It encodes:
- a CDS encoding response regulator — its product is MDQPAATLRVLIADDHPLFRDGLKALLLSAPDTQVVGEAASGREAIALAAQLRPQVVLMDLQMPDMDGIQATRQILAANPQINVLMVTMFEDDESVFAAMRAGARGYVLKGARRDEMLRAIRAVGNGEAIFSPGIAARMMGFFATGRPAAAAPVTAVDDAALAELTEREREVLALIAAGKTNAEIAAALTISVKTVRNHVSNILNKLQVVDRAQAALRARDAGLG
- a CDS encoding cupin domain-containing protein, which codes for MTQEPTAPASSRLTILRDGADTAGDLLEMEAHYPAHSPQPPAHYHPYQEERFQVLQGRFRASINGVERVYESGESFTVPANTPHWMHNIGDGEGRLLWQVRPAMRTQAFLETMWGLQADGKTNAGGVPNLLQLAVILRAYADEFRACSPPYPVQRVLFAILAPMGRLLGYRPTYDRTGKGAW